The Lutra lutra chromosome 15, mLutLut1.2, whole genome shotgun sequence genome includes a region encoding these proteins:
- the ANGEL2 gene encoding protein angel homolog 2 isoform X1 produces the protein MEAWRCVRRGYGRCVVGRGRYPMLPHHQKSLARDWTTPWENLQRCCWNRHISSCMRWPGHYSRAPYPYFSSRHFSLNWRPPCLFESRTPFQYWNWRPDNLSQTSLIHLSSYIMNSEGDEPSSKRRKHQGTIQRHWEYICNHNKDKTKILGDKNVDPKCEDSDDKFDFSVMSYNILSQDLLEDNSHLYRHCRRPVLHWSFRFPNILKEIKHFDADVLCLQEVQEDHYGAEIRPSLESLGYHCEYKMRTGRKPDGCAICFKHSKFSLLSVNPVEFYRRDVPLLDRDNVGLVLLLQPKIPSAASPVICVANTHLLYNPRRGDIKLTQLAMLLAEISSVAHQKDGSFCPIVMCGDFNSVPGSPLYSFIKEGKLNYEGLAIGKVSGQEQSSRGQRILSIPIWPPNLGISQNCVYEVQQLPKVEKTDSDLTQTELDKTEVLVTAEKLSSNLQHHFSLSSVYSHYFPDTGIPEVTTCHSRSAITVDYIFYSAEKEDVARQPGAEVALVGGLKLLARLSLLTEQDLWTVNGLPNENNSSDHLPLLAKFRLEL, from the exons ATGGAAGCGTGGCGCTGTGTGAGGAGGGGCTACGGCCGctgtgtggtggggagaggccg atacCCCATGTTACCCCATCACCAGAAGAGTCTGGCCAGAGATTGGACGACACCGTGGGAGAATCTGCAAAGGTGTTGCTGGAACAGACATATTTCTAGTTGTATGAGGTGGCCTGGACATTATTCTCGTGCTCCTTACCCATACTTCAGTAGTAGGCATTTTTCACTAAATTGGAGACCACCTTGTTTATTTGAGTCTAGAACTCCGTTTCAGTACTGGAACTGGAGACCTGACAACCTGAGCCAGACCTCTTTGATTCATCTCTCTAGTTACATCATGAACTCTGAGGGAGATGAGCCTTCATCAAAACGAAGAAAACACCAAG GCACAATACAACGACATTGGGAATATATATGTAACCATAATAAAGACAAGACGAAGATCCTAGGAGACAAAAATGTTGACCCCAAATGTGAAGACAGTGATGACAAGTTTGACTTTTCAGTGATGTCCTATAATATACTTTCACAAGATTTATTGGAAGACAATTCACATCTCTATAGACACTGCCGGCGGCCAGTTTTACACTGGAGTTTTAGGTTCCCCAATAtcctgaaagaaattaaacacttTGATGCAGAT gtACTTTGTTTGCAAGAAGTTCAAGAAGATCATTATGGAGCAGAGATCAGGCCAAGTTTGGAATCTTTGG GTTATCACTGTGAATACAAGATGCGGACAGGAAGGAAACCTGATGGCTGTGCCATCTGCTTCAAACATTCCAAGTTTTCACTCTTATCGGTGAACCCAGTGGAATTCTACCGCCGTGATGTTCCTCTGTTGGACAGAGACAATGTTGGATTAGTGTTACTTTTGCAGCCCAAAATTCCGAGTGCTGCCTCTCCTGTGATCTGTGTAGCTAACACACATCTGTTGTATAACCCAAGGCGAGGTGATATTAAGCTGACCCAATTGGCAATGCTTCTGGCAGAGATTTCCAGTGTTGCCCATCAGAAAGATGGCAGCTTCTGCCCTATCGTTATGTGTGGTGACTTTAATTCTGTTCCTGGTTCTCCGCTCTATAGttttataaaggaaggaaaattgaaTTATGAAGGACTTGCCATTGGCAAG GTATCTGGCCAGGAACAGTCTTCACGGGGACAAAGAATTTTATCTATTCCCATTTGGCCCCCAAACCTAGGTATCTCACAGAACTGTGTGTATGAGGTACAGCAGTTACCAAAAGTAGAAAAGACAG ACAGTGATCTGACACAGACAGAGCTGGACAAAACAGAGGTCCTAGTGACAGCTGAAAA aTTATCTTCAAATTTACAGCACCATTTCAGCTTGTCATCTGTTTATTCACATTATTTTCCTGACACTGGAATTCCAGAGGTGACCACTTGTCATTCCCGAAGTGCCATAACTGTggattatattttctattctgcTGAAAAGGAAGATGTTGCCAGGCAGCCAG GAGCTGAGGTTGCTCTGGTTGGTGGCTTGAAACTTCTGGCCAGACTATCACTCCTTACGGAACAAGACTTATGGACTGTTAATGGActtccaaatgaaaataattcttcagATCATCTACCTTTATTGGCTAA
- the ANGEL2 gene encoding protein angel homolog 2 isoform X2, whose product MLPHHQKSLARDWTTPWENLQRCCWNRHISSCMRWPGHYSRAPYPYFSSRHFSLNWRPPCLFESRTPFQYWNWRPDNLSQTSLIHLSSYIMNSEGDEPSSKRRKHQGTIQRHWEYICNHNKDKTKILGDKNVDPKCEDSDDKFDFSVMSYNILSQDLLEDNSHLYRHCRRPVLHWSFRFPNILKEIKHFDADVLCLQEVQEDHYGAEIRPSLESLGYHCEYKMRTGRKPDGCAICFKHSKFSLLSVNPVEFYRRDVPLLDRDNVGLVLLLQPKIPSAASPVICVANTHLLYNPRRGDIKLTQLAMLLAEISSVAHQKDGSFCPIVMCGDFNSVPGSPLYSFIKEGKLNYEGLAIGKVSGQEQSSRGQRILSIPIWPPNLGISQNCVYEVQQLPKVEKTDSDLTQTELDKTEVLVTAEKLSSNLQHHFSLSSVYSHYFPDTGIPEVTTCHSRSAITVDYIFYSAEKEDVARQPGAEVALVGGLKLLARLSLLTEQDLWTVNGLPNENNSSDHLPLLAKFRLEL is encoded by the exons ATGTTACCCCATCACCAGAAGAGTCTGGCCAGAGATTGGACGACACCGTGGGAGAATCTGCAAAGGTGTTGCTGGAACAGACATATTTCTAGTTGTATGAGGTGGCCTGGACATTATTCTCGTGCTCCTTACCCATACTTCAGTAGTAGGCATTTTTCACTAAATTGGAGACCACCTTGTTTATTTGAGTCTAGAACTCCGTTTCAGTACTGGAACTGGAGACCTGACAACCTGAGCCAGACCTCTTTGATTCATCTCTCTAGTTACATCATGAACTCTGAGGGAGATGAGCCTTCATCAAAACGAAGAAAACACCAAG GCACAATACAACGACATTGGGAATATATATGTAACCATAATAAAGACAAGACGAAGATCCTAGGAGACAAAAATGTTGACCCCAAATGTGAAGACAGTGATGACAAGTTTGACTTTTCAGTGATGTCCTATAATATACTTTCACAAGATTTATTGGAAGACAATTCACATCTCTATAGACACTGCCGGCGGCCAGTTTTACACTGGAGTTTTAGGTTCCCCAATAtcctgaaagaaattaaacacttTGATGCAGAT gtACTTTGTTTGCAAGAAGTTCAAGAAGATCATTATGGAGCAGAGATCAGGCCAAGTTTGGAATCTTTGG GTTATCACTGTGAATACAAGATGCGGACAGGAAGGAAACCTGATGGCTGTGCCATCTGCTTCAAACATTCCAAGTTTTCACTCTTATCGGTGAACCCAGTGGAATTCTACCGCCGTGATGTTCCTCTGTTGGACAGAGACAATGTTGGATTAGTGTTACTTTTGCAGCCCAAAATTCCGAGTGCTGCCTCTCCTGTGATCTGTGTAGCTAACACACATCTGTTGTATAACCCAAGGCGAGGTGATATTAAGCTGACCCAATTGGCAATGCTTCTGGCAGAGATTTCCAGTGTTGCCCATCAGAAAGATGGCAGCTTCTGCCCTATCGTTATGTGTGGTGACTTTAATTCTGTTCCTGGTTCTCCGCTCTATAGttttataaaggaaggaaaattgaaTTATGAAGGACTTGCCATTGGCAAG GTATCTGGCCAGGAACAGTCTTCACGGGGACAAAGAATTTTATCTATTCCCATTTGGCCCCCAAACCTAGGTATCTCACAGAACTGTGTGTATGAGGTACAGCAGTTACCAAAAGTAGAAAAGACAG ACAGTGATCTGACACAGACAGAGCTGGACAAAACAGAGGTCCTAGTGACAGCTGAAAA aTTATCTTCAAATTTACAGCACCATTTCAGCTTGTCATCTGTTTATTCACATTATTTTCCTGACACTGGAATTCCAGAGGTGACCACTTGTCATTCCCGAAGTGCCATAACTGTggattatattttctattctgcTGAAAAGGAAGATGTTGCCAGGCAGCCAG GAGCTGAGGTTGCTCTGGTTGGTGGCTTGAAACTTCTGGCCAGACTATCACTCCTTACGGAACAAGACTTATGGACTGTTAATGGActtccaaatgaaaataattcttcagATCATCTACCTTTATTGGCTAA
- the ANGEL2 gene encoding protein angel homolog 2 isoform X5, which produces MFPGTIQRHWEYICNHNKDKTKILGDKNVDPKCEDSDDKFDFSVMSYNILSQDLLEDNSHLYRHCRRPVLHWSFRFPNILKEIKHFDADVLCLQEVQEDHYGAEIRPSLESLGYHCEYKMRTGRKPDGCAICFKHSKFSLLSVNPVEFYRRDVPLLDRDNVGLVLLLQPKIPSAASPVICVANTHLLYNPRRGDIKLTQLAMLLAEISSVAHQKDGSFCPIVMCGDFNSVPGSPLYSFIKEGKLNYEGLAIGKVSGQEQSSRGQRILSIPIWPPNLGISQNCVYEVQQLPKVEKTDSDLTQTELDKTEVLVTAEKLSSNLQHHFSLSSVYSHYFPDTGIPEVTTCHSRSAITVDYIFYSAEKEDVARQPGAEVALVGGLKLLARLSLLTEQDLWTVNGLPNENNSSDHLPLLAKFRLEL; this is translated from the exons ATGTTCCCAG GCACAATACAACGACATTGGGAATATATATGTAACCATAATAAAGACAAGACGAAGATCCTAGGAGACAAAAATGTTGACCCCAAATGTGAAGACAGTGATGACAAGTTTGACTTTTCAGTGATGTCCTATAATATACTTTCACAAGATTTATTGGAAGACAATTCACATCTCTATAGACACTGCCGGCGGCCAGTTTTACACTGGAGTTTTAGGTTCCCCAATAtcctgaaagaaattaaacacttTGATGCAGAT gtACTTTGTTTGCAAGAAGTTCAAGAAGATCATTATGGAGCAGAGATCAGGCCAAGTTTGGAATCTTTGG GTTATCACTGTGAATACAAGATGCGGACAGGAAGGAAACCTGATGGCTGTGCCATCTGCTTCAAACATTCCAAGTTTTCACTCTTATCGGTGAACCCAGTGGAATTCTACCGCCGTGATGTTCCTCTGTTGGACAGAGACAATGTTGGATTAGTGTTACTTTTGCAGCCCAAAATTCCGAGTGCTGCCTCTCCTGTGATCTGTGTAGCTAACACACATCTGTTGTATAACCCAAGGCGAGGTGATATTAAGCTGACCCAATTGGCAATGCTTCTGGCAGAGATTTCCAGTGTTGCCCATCAGAAAGATGGCAGCTTCTGCCCTATCGTTATGTGTGGTGACTTTAATTCTGTTCCTGGTTCTCCGCTCTATAGttttataaaggaaggaaaattgaaTTATGAAGGACTTGCCATTGGCAAG GTATCTGGCCAGGAACAGTCTTCACGGGGACAAAGAATTTTATCTATTCCCATTTGGCCCCCAAACCTAGGTATCTCACAGAACTGTGTGTATGAGGTACAGCAGTTACCAAAAGTAGAAAAGACAG ACAGTGATCTGACACAGACAGAGCTGGACAAAACAGAGGTCCTAGTGACAGCTGAAAA aTTATCTTCAAATTTACAGCACCATTTCAGCTTGTCATCTGTTTATTCACATTATTTTCCTGACACTGGAATTCCAGAGGTGACCACTTGTCATTCCCGAAGTGCCATAACTGTggattatattttctattctgcTGAAAAGGAAGATGTTGCCAGGCAGCCAG GAGCTGAGGTTGCTCTGGTTGGTGGCTTGAAACTTCTGGCCAGACTATCACTCCTTACGGAACAAGACTTATGGACTGTTAATGGActtccaaatgaaaataattcttcagATCATCTACCTTTATTGGCTAA
- the ANGEL2 gene encoding protein angel homolog 2 isoform X6, whose protein sequence is MEGTIQRHWEYICNHNKDKTKILGDKNVDPKCEDSDDKFDFSVMSYNILSQDLLEDNSHLYRHCRRPVLHWSFRFPNILKEIKHFDADVLCLQEVQEDHYGAEIRPSLESLGYHCEYKMRTGRKPDGCAICFKHSKFSLLSVNPVEFYRRDVPLLDRDNVGLVLLLQPKIPSAASPVICVANTHLLYNPRRGDIKLTQLAMLLAEISSVAHQKDGSFCPIVMCGDFNSVPGSPLYSFIKEGKLNYEGLAIGKVSGQEQSSRGQRILSIPIWPPNLGISQNCVYEVQQLPKVEKTDSDLTQTELDKTEVLVTAEKLSSNLQHHFSLSSVYSHYFPDTGIPEVTTCHSRSAITVDYIFYSAEKEDVARQPGAEVALVGGLKLLARLSLLTEQDLWTVNGLPNENNSSDHLPLLAKFRLEL, encoded by the exons ATGGAAG GCACAATACAACGACATTGGGAATATATATGTAACCATAATAAAGACAAGACGAAGATCCTAGGAGACAAAAATGTTGACCCCAAATGTGAAGACAGTGATGACAAGTTTGACTTTTCAGTGATGTCCTATAATATACTTTCACAAGATTTATTGGAAGACAATTCACATCTCTATAGACACTGCCGGCGGCCAGTTTTACACTGGAGTTTTAGGTTCCCCAATAtcctgaaagaaattaaacacttTGATGCAGAT gtACTTTGTTTGCAAGAAGTTCAAGAAGATCATTATGGAGCAGAGATCAGGCCAAGTTTGGAATCTTTGG GTTATCACTGTGAATACAAGATGCGGACAGGAAGGAAACCTGATGGCTGTGCCATCTGCTTCAAACATTCCAAGTTTTCACTCTTATCGGTGAACCCAGTGGAATTCTACCGCCGTGATGTTCCTCTGTTGGACAGAGACAATGTTGGATTAGTGTTACTTTTGCAGCCCAAAATTCCGAGTGCTGCCTCTCCTGTGATCTGTGTAGCTAACACACATCTGTTGTATAACCCAAGGCGAGGTGATATTAAGCTGACCCAATTGGCAATGCTTCTGGCAGAGATTTCCAGTGTTGCCCATCAGAAAGATGGCAGCTTCTGCCCTATCGTTATGTGTGGTGACTTTAATTCTGTTCCTGGTTCTCCGCTCTATAGttttataaaggaaggaaaattgaaTTATGAAGGACTTGCCATTGGCAAG GTATCTGGCCAGGAACAGTCTTCACGGGGACAAAGAATTTTATCTATTCCCATTTGGCCCCCAAACCTAGGTATCTCACAGAACTGTGTGTATGAGGTACAGCAGTTACCAAAAGTAGAAAAGACAG ACAGTGATCTGACACAGACAGAGCTGGACAAAACAGAGGTCCTAGTGACAGCTGAAAA aTTATCTTCAAATTTACAGCACCATTTCAGCTTGTCATCTGTTTATTCACATTATTTTCCTGACACTGGAATTCCAGAGGTGACCACTTGTCATTCCCGAAGTGCCATAACTGTggattatattttctattctgcTGAAAAGGAAGATGTTGCCAGGCAGCCAG GAGCTGAGGTTGCTCTGGTTGGTGGCTTGAAACTTCTGGCCAGACTATCACTCCTTACGGAACAAGACTTATGGACTGTTAATGGActtccaaatgaaaataattcttcagATCATCTACCTTTATTGGCTAA
- the ANGEL2 gene encoding protein angel homolog 2 isoform X3: MPCSRPGLPTSSDGEALVLSAARSGVEVEVEPRARELDARRGEDGSVALCTIQRHWEYICNHNKDKTKILGDKNVDPKCEDSDDKFDFSVMSYNILSQDLLEDNSHLYRHCRRPVLHWSFRFPNILKEIKHFDADVLCLQEVQEDHYGAEIRPSLESLGYHCEYKMRTGRKPDGCAICFKHSKFSLLSVNPVEFYRRDVPLLDRDNVGLVLLLQPKIPSAASPVICVANTHLLYNPRRGDIKLTQLAMLLAEISSVAHQKDGSFCPIVMCGDFNSVPGSPLYSFIKEGKLNYEGLAIGKVSGQEQSSRGQRILSIPIWPPNLGISQNCVYEVQQLPKVEKTDSDLTQTELDKTEVLVTAEKLSSNLQHHFSLSSVYSHYFPDTGIPEVTTCHSRSAITVDYIFYSAEKEDVARQPGAEVALVGGLKLLARLSLLTEQDLWTVNGLPNENNSSDHLPLLAKFRLEL; the protein is encoded by the exons ATGCCTTGCAGCCGGCCGGGACTCCCGACGTCTAGTGATGGGGAAGCCCTGGTGCTTTCGGCCGCCCGATCGGGTGTAGAGGTTGAGGTTGAGCCCCGGGCCCGGGAATTGGACGCCCGCAGAGGGGAAGATGGAAGCGTGGCGCTGT GCACAATACAACGACATTGGGAATATATATGTAACCATAATAAAGACAAGACGAAGATCCTAGGAGACAAAAATGTTGACCCCAAATGTGAAGACAGTGATGACAAGTTTGACTTTTCAGTGATGTCCTATAATATACTTTCACAAGATTTATTGGAAGACAATTCACATCTCTATAGACACTGCCGGCGGCCAGTTTTACACTGGAGTTTTAGGTTCCCCAATAtcctgaaagaaattaaacacttTGATGCAGAT gtACTTTGTTTGCAAGAAGTTCAAGAAGATCATTATGGAGCAGAGATCAGGCCAAGTTTGGAATCTTTGG GTTATCACTGTGAATACAAGATGCGGACAGGAAGGAAACCTGATGGCTGTGCCATCTGCTTCAAACATTCCAAGTTTTCACTCTTATCGGTGAACCCAGTGGAATTCTACCGCCGTGATGTTCCTCTGTTGGACAGAGACAATGTTGGATTAGTGTTACTTTTGCAGCCCAAAATTCCGAGTGCTGCCTCTCCTGTGATCTGTGTAGCTAACACACATCTGTTGTATAACCCAAGGCGAGGTGATATTAAGCTGACCCAATTGGCAATGCTTCTGGCAGAGATTTCCAGTGTTGCCCATCAGAAAGATGGCAGCTTCTGCCCTATCGTTATGTGTGGTGACTTTAATTCTGTTCCTGGTTCTCCGCTCTATAGttttataaaggaaggaaaattgaaTTATGAAGGACTTGCCATTGGCAAG GTATCTGGCCAGGAACAGTCTTCACGGGGACAAAGAATTTTATCTATTCCCATTTGGCCCCCAAACCTAGGTATCTCACAGAACTGTGTGTATGAGGTACAGCAGTTACCAAAAGTAGAAAAGACAG ACAGTGATCTGACACAGACAGAGCTGGACAAAACAGAGGTCCTAGTGACAGCTGAAAA aTTATCTTCAAATTTACAGCACCATTTCAGCTTGTCATCTGTTTATTCACATTATTTTCCTGACACTGGAATTCCAGAGGTGACCACTTGTCATTCCCGAAGTGCCATAACTGTggattatattttctattctgcTGAAAAGGAAGATGTTGCCAGGCAGCCAG GAGCTGAGGTTGCTCTGGTTGGTGGCTTGAAACTTCTGGCCAGACTATCACTCCTTACGGAACAAGACTTATGGACTGTTAATGGActtccaaatgaaaataattcttcagATCATCTACCTTTATTGGCTAA
- the ANGEL2 gene encoding protein angel homolog 2 isoform X4 gives MSAVRAGHTGTIQRHWEYICNHNKDKTKILGDKNVDPKCEDSDDKFDFSVMSYNILSQDLLEDNSHLYRHCRRPVLHWSFRFPNILKEIKHFDADVLCLQEVQEDHYGAEIRPSLESLGYHCEYKMRTGRKPDGCAICFKHSKFSLLSVNPVEFYRRDVPLLDRDNVGLVLLLQPKIPSAASPVICVANTHLLYNPRRGDIKLTQLAMLLAEISSVAHQKDGSFCPIVMCGDFNSVPGSPLYSFIKEGKLNYEGLAIGKVSGQEQSSRGQRILSIPIWPPNLGISQNCVYEVQQLPKVEKTDSDLTQTELDKTEVLVTAEKLSSNLQHHFSLSSVYSHYFPDTGIPEVTTCHSRSAITVDYIFYSAEKEDVARQPGAEVALVGGLKLLARLSLLTEQDLWTVNGLPNENNSSDHLPLLAKFRLEL, from the exons GCACAATACAACGACATTGGGAATATATATGTAACCATAATAAAGACAAGACGAAGATCCTAGGAGACAAAAATGTTGACCCCAAATGTGAAGACAGTGATGACAAGTTTGACTTTTCAGTGATGTCCTATAATATACTTTCACAAGATTTATTGGAAGACAATTCACATCTCTATAGACACTGCCGGCGGCCAGTTTTACACTGGAGTTTTAGGTTCCCCAATAtcctgaaagaaattaaacacttTGATGCAGAT gtACTTTGTTTGCAAGAAGTTCAAGAAGATCATTATGGAGCAGAGATCAGGCCAAGTTTGGAATCTTTGG GTTATCACTGTGAATACAAGATGCGGACAGGAAGGAAACCTGATGGCTGTGCCATCTGCTTCAAACATTCCAAGTTTTCACTCTTATCGGTGAACCCAGTGGAATTCTACCGCCGTGATGTTCCTCTGTTGGACAGAGACAATGTTGGATTAGTGTTACTTTTGCAGCCCAAAATTCCGAGTGCTGCCTCTCCTGTGATCTGTGTAGCTAACACACATCTGTTGTATAACCCAAGGCGAGGTGATATTAAGCTGACCCAATTGGCAATGCTTCTGGCAGAGATTTCCAGTGTTGCCCATCAGAAAGATGGCAGCTTCTGCCCTATCGTTATGTGTGGTGACTTTAATTCTGTTCCTGGTTCTCCGCTCTATAGttttataaaggaaggaaaattgaaTTATGAAGGACTTGCCATTGGCAAG GTATCTGGCCAGGAACAGTCTTCACGGGGACAAAGAATTTTATCTATTCCCATTTGGCCCCCAAACCTAGGTATCTCACAGAACTGTGTGTATGAGGTACAGCAGTTACCAAAAGTAGAAAAGACAG ACAGTGATCTGACACAGACAGAGCTGGACAAAACAGAGGTCCTAGTGACAGCTGAAAA aTTATCTTCAAATTTACAGCACCATTTCAGCTTGTCATCTGTTTATTCACATTATTTTCCTGACACTGGAATTCCAGAGGTGACCACTTGTCATTCCCGAAGTGCCATAACTGTggattatattttctattctgcTGAAAAGGAAGATGTTGCCAGGCAGCCAG GAGCTGAGGTTGCTCTGGTTGGTGGCTTGAAACTTCTGGCCAGACTATCACTCCTTACGGAACAAGACTTATGGACTGTTAATGGActtccaaatgaaaataattcttcagATCATCTACCTTTATTGGCTAA
- the ANGEL2 gene encoding protein angel homolog 2 isoform X8 encodes MSYNILSQDLLEDNSHLYRHCRRPVLHWSFRFPNILKEIKHFDADVLCLQEVQEDHYGAEIRPSLESLGYHCEYKMRTGRKPDGCAICFKHSKFSLLSVNPVEFYRRDVPLLDRDNVGLVLLLQPKIPSAASPVICVANTHLLYNPRRGDIKLTQLAMLLAEISSVAHQKDGSFCPIVMCGDFNSVPGSPLYSFIKEGKLNYEGLAIGKVSGQEQSSRGQRILSIPIWPPNLGISQNCVYEVQQLPKVEKTDSDLTQTELDKTEVLVTAEKLSSNLQHHFSLSSVYSHYFPDTGIPEVTTCHSRSAITVDYIFYSAEKEDVARQPGAEVALVGGLKLLARLSLLTEQDLWTVNGLPNENNSSDHLPLLAKFRLEL; translated from the exons ATGTCCTATAATATACTTTCACAAGATTTATTGGAAGACAATTCACATCTCTATAGACACTGCCGGCGGCCAGTTTTACACTGGAGTTTTAGGTTCCCCAATAtcctgaaagaaattaaacacttTGATGCAGAT gtACTTTGTTTGCAAGAAGTTCAAGAAGATCATTATGGAGCAGAGATCAGGCCAAGTTTGGAATCTTTGG GTTATCACTGTGAATACAAGATGCGGACAGGAAGGAAACCTGATGGCTGTGCCATCTGCTTCAAACATTCCAAGTTTTCACTCTTATCGGTGAACCCAGTGGAATTCTACCGCCGTGATGTTCCTCTGTTGGACAGAGACAATGTTGGATTAGTGTTACTTTTGCAGCCCAAAATTCCGAGTGCTGCCTCTCCTGTGATCTGTGTAGCTAACACACATCTGTTGTATAACCCAAGGCGAGGTGATATTAAGCTGACCCAATTGGCAATGCTTCTGGCAGAGATTTCCAGTGTTGCCCATCAGAAAGATGGCAGCTTCTGCCCTATCGTTATGTGTGGTGACTTTAATTCTGTTCCTGGTTCTCCGCTCTATAGttttataaaggaaggaaaattgaaTTATGAAGGACTTGCCATTGGCAAG GTATCTGGCCAGGAACAGTCTTCACGGGGACAAAGAATTTTATCTATTCCCATTTGGCCCCCAAACCTAGGTATCTCACAGAACTGTGTGTATGAGGTACAGCAGTTACCAAAAGTAGAAAAGACAG ACAGTGATCTGACACAGACAGAGCTGGACAAAACAGAGGTCCTAGTGACAGCTGAAAA aTTATCTTCAAATTTACAGCACCATTTCAGCTTGTCATCTGTTTATTCACATTATTTTCCTGACACTGGAATTCCAGAGGTGACCACTTGTCATTCCCGAAGTGCCATAACTGTggattatattttctattctgcTGAAAAGGAAGATGTTGCCAGGCAGCCAG GAGCTGAGGTTGCTCTGGTTGGTGGCTTGAAACTTCTGGCCAGACTATCACTCCTTACGGAACAAGACTTATGGACTGTTAATGGActtccaaatgaaaataattcttcagATCATCTACCTTTATTGGCTAA
- the ANGEL2 gene encoding protein angel homolog 2 isoform X7, with translation MEAWRCVRRGYGRCVVGRGRYPMLPHHQKSLARDWTTPWENLQRCCWNRHISSCMRWPGHYSRAPYPYFSSRHFSLNWRPPCLFESRTPFQYWNWRPDNLSQTSLIHLSSYIMNSEGDEPSSKRRKHQGTIQRHWEYICNHNKDKTKILGDKNVDPKCEDSDDKFDFSVMSYNILSQDLLEDNSHLYRHCRRPVLHWSFRFPNILKEIKHFDADVLCLQEVQEDHYGAEIRPSLESLGYHCEYKMRTGRKPDGCAICFKHSKFSLLSVNPVEFYRRDVPLLDRDNVGLVLLLQPKIPSAASPVICVANTHLLYNPRRGDIKLTQLAMLLAEISSVAHQKDGSFCPIVMCGDFNSVPGSPLYSFIKEGKLNYEGLAIGKTVI, from the exons ATGGAAGCGTGGCGCTGTGTGAGGAGGGGCTACGGCCGctgtgtggtggggagaggccg atacCCCATGTTACCCCATCACCAGAAGAGTCTGGCCAGAGATTGGACGACACCGTGGGAGAATCTGCAAAGGTGTTGCTGGAACAGACATATTTCTAGTTGTATGAGGTGGCCTGGACATTATTCTCGTGCTCCTTACCCATACTTCAGTAGTAGGCATTTTTCACTAAATTGGAGACCACCTTGTTTATTTGAGTCTAGAACTCCGTTTCAGTACTGGAACTGGAGACCTGACAACCTGAGCCAGACCTCTTTGATTCATCTCTCTAGTTACATCATGAACTCTGAGGGAGATGAGCCTTCATCAAAACGAAGAAAACACCAAG GCACAATACAACGACATTGGGAATATATATGTAACCATAATAAAGACAAGACGAAGATCCTAGGAGACAAAAATGTTGACCCCAAATGTGAAGACAGTGATGACAAGTTTGACTTTTCAGTGATGTCCTATAATATACTTTCACAAGATTTATTGGAAGACAATTCACATCTCTATAGACACTGCCGGCGGCCAGTTTTACACTGGAGTTTTAGGTTCCCCAATAtcctgaaagaaattaaacacttTGATGCAGAT gtACTTTGTTTGCAAGAAGTTCAAGAAGATCATTATGGAGCAGAGATCAGGCCAAGTTTGGAATCTTTGG GTTATCACTGTGAATACAAGATGCGGACAGGAAGGAAACCTGATGGCTGTGCCATCTGCTTCAAACATTCCAAGTTTTCACTCTTATCGGTGAACCCAGTGGAATTCTACCGCCGTGATGTTCCTCTGTTGGACAGAGACAATGTTGGATTAGTGTTACTTTTGCAGCCCAAAATTCCGAGTGCTGCCTCTCCTGTGATCTGTGTAGCTAACACACATCTGTTGTATAACCCAAGGCGAGGTGATATTAAGCTGACCCAATTGGCAATGCTTCTGGCAGAGATTTCCAGTGTTGCCCATCAGAAAGATGGCAGCTTCTGCCCTATCGTTATGTGTGGTGACTTTAATTCTGTTCCTGGTTCTCCGCTCTATAGttttataaaggaaggaaaattgaaTTATGAAGGACTTGCCATTGGCAAG ACAGTGATCTGA